One Littorina saxatilis isolate snail1 linkage group LG1, US_GU_Lsax_2.0, whole genome shotgun sequence genomic window carries:
- the LOC138981070 gene encoding tigger transposable element-derived protein 4-like — protein sequence MGSKKEAISEDDNHSGDGENDINVHFLQMQQSLDAPIVKSDSPQLSPSRGDTFLTEKDVSLEGDNISSAEDNMSSVGDNLSGIGDSISGLGDNISGMVDRMMEEISPGVIDLSSIAASAGEGGVIDGSDRESEGSEVSAVKHRLQSPLENKHSLEGESEDQDVSPHLAHRLPSGPFVMGDQLDISAGVFAEKLSDIHRPTTSSSILLDPNSFSSPLGLEPSPFFGQSLLEKYKGLSPSPEKRSMKKLLEYQNLASRSLPRQQKVRTDLSLADKVRLINVAESTGKSQRSLAAEFHISVGSVNNILRRKREYREAFEDNGISNSNSKLSVYYRRAKVAAYNELQMLIMRWLEVAKVRIKPLTWPVVMEKAREFAAKLNITNFQSSAAWLEKLRQSMDIPLRVMPMFVRSENDATLLGMWHKMLPFLVQSYQAENIFSVTETTLYYKCLPDFCYIGGPMSQNSHSHMELLDHRLTVLLCCNSLGERLKPLVISRHTCPPSLHDVPVEELPVVWCQQANAAITADIFASWLRSLEASMAQQRRHIALFMEMTPSHLSSTMLKHISLKFYLDDSSHLLQPFNQGIVRDFKAYFRRRVLQTALAQASSGDGAGVEGNQTNNLNKPVSEVDAMFWIQEAWRNISTDTIRACFNKTGFPQPAQSTSAQKAMSGIEPLPNDFLHLVHEAGRVFHFTPMSPDIYVEFDSQLPCHGSDMEEWENTLLAEATGGRMKLIKREPGDVSEDGTAFPSHASRREEEERVETVGPSEALVSLGKLKRFSSSNIGLLTTVYELESLLLDSIGSSLHR from the exons ATGGGAAGCAAAAAGGAAGCAATTAGTGAGGATGACAACCACAGTGGTGATGGGGAGAACGATATCAACGTTCATTTTCTTCAAATGCAGCAAAGTTTGGATGCTCCTATTGTGAAGTCAGACAGTCCCCAGCTGTCACCATCACGAGGTGACACCTTTCTGACCGAAAAAGACGTGTCTTTAGAAGGTGACAACATTTCAAGTGCAGAAGACAACATGTCTAGTGTTGGAGACAATTTGTCAGGGATTGGGGACAGCATTTCAGGGCTTGGGGACAATATTTCAGGAATGGTTGATCGCATGATGGAGGAAATATCGCCTGGTGTCATAGATCTGAGCAGTATCGCAGCCAGTGCTGGAGAGGGTGGAGTCATTGATGGTtctgacagagagagtgagggtaGTGAAGTCTCTGCTGTGAAGCATCGGCTGCAGAGTCCTTTGGAAAATAAGCATTCGCTGGAGGGAGAATCTGAAGACCAAGATGTATCGCCACACTTGGCCCATCGACTTCCAAGTGGTCCTTTTGTCATGGGGGATCAGTTGGATATCTCAGCAGGAGTGTTTGCAGAGAAGCTTTCAGACATTCATCGTCCAACAACTTCTAGTAGCATTCTTTTAGATCCAAACTCATTTTCTTCACCGTTAGGGCTTGAACCCAGTCCTTTCTTTGGCCAGTCTCTTCTTGAAAAGTACAAGGGGCTCTCTCCATCCCCTGAAAAACGCTCCATGAAGAAATTGCTGGAATATCAAAATCTTGCCTCTCGCTCTTTACCTCGACAGCAGAAAGTGAGAACAGATTTATCGCTTGCAGACAAAGTGCGTCTTATCAACGTAGCAGAATCTACAGGTAAAAGCCAGAGATCTTTGGCAGCTGAATTTCATATCTCTGTTGGTTCAGTCAACAACATCCTTCGGAGAAAGCGTGAGTACAGGGAAGCTTTTGAAGACAACGGAATCtccaacagcaacagcaaactCTCAGTGTACTATCGCCGAGCAAAAGTTGCTGCGTACAATGAACTGCAGATGCTGATTATGAGATGGCTGGAGGTTGCCAAGGTGAGGATCAAACCTCTGACCTGGCCTGTCGTCATGGAGAAAGCTAGGGAGTTTGCAGCCAAACTGAACATTACCAACTTCCAATCATCGGCTGCCTGGCTGGAGAAATTGCGCCAGTCCATGGACATCCCTTTGCGTGTGATGCCAATGTTTGTCAgatcagaaaatgacgccacCCTGTTGGGTATGTGGCACAAGATGTTGCCGTTCCTGGTGCAGAGCTACCAAGCAGAGAACATCTTCTCAGTGACAGAGACCACTCTGTACTACAAGTGCTTGCCGGACTTCTGCTACATTGGTGGGCCCATGTCACAG AACTCACACAGTCACATGGAACTTTTGGACCATCGCTTGACGGTGCTTCTCTGCTGCAACTCATTGGGTGAACGCCTGAAACCCTTGGTCATTTCACGTCACACCTGTCCCCCCTCGCTGCATGATGTACCTGTGGAGGAGCTACCAGTGGTGTGGTGTCAACAGGCAAACGCTGCTATCACTGCAGACATCTTCGCTAGCTGGCTGCGCAGTCTGGAGGCCTCCATGGCACAACAGAGACGACAT ATTGCACTGTTCATGGAGATGACACCAAGTCACCTATCCTCTACCATGCTGAAACACATCAGTCTCAAGTTTTACCTGGACGATTCTTCACACCTGCTCCAACCATTCAACCAGGGCATCGTGCGGGATTTCAAGGCCTACTTCAGACGTCGTGTTCTCCAGACTGCTCTGGCCCAGGCATCGTCTGGAGATGGCGCTGGGGTGGAGGGAAATCAGACCAACAATTTGAACAAGCCTGTGTCTGAGGTGGATGCCATGTTTTGGATACAG GAGGCATGGCGCAACATCAGCACCGACACAATCAGAGCGTGTTTCAACAAGACCGGTTTCCCGCAACCAGCACAGTCTACCTCAGCCCAGAAAGCCATGTCTGGAATCGAACCTTTGCCAAACGACTTCCTCCACCTTGTGCATGAGGCTGGGCGTGTGTTTCATTTCACGCCTATGTCACCTGATATCTATGTGGAGTTTGACTCCCAGTTACCCTGCCATGGCAGCGACATGGAAGAGTGGGAAAACACCTTACTGGCAGAGGCAACTGGTGGTCGCATGAAGCTTATCAAGAGAGAGCCTGGTGACGTAAGTGAAGATGGTACAGCATTTCCTTCCCATGCGTCACGAagggaggaagaagaaagaGTGGAAACTGTGGGACCGTCCGAGGCGCTGGTGAGCTTGGGAAAGCTGAAGCGTTTTAGTTCCAGTAACATTGGTTTGCTTACTACTGTGTATGAACTAGAGAGTTTGCTTTTGGACTCTATTGGGTCTTCTCTGCACAGGTGA
- the LOC138981110 gene encoding protein FAM221B-like isoform X2, with protein sequence MSDTSGEKKALVPAGKGRGSGRGAGPVPGPSGQSRAMVPRGRGGMNPLEAAAANPIPFKKVGDMLVPEGYTMREVKPADKYDVVSFARAMNDDFAPKLKKLFDYETEAAVEAQKTGIYIGWRCPEFKHDCQRVNRKSRCFCDHLLDEHASYNGKSVRVPCKVGGCPCKAYSWIPNRPEDIGEFWFARRRNFDVTKWRAKCKCKHTHDFHDPNSRRCRTAGCGCGHFNSDFLCAACDRHYELHETFFDTEDSRRQQGLPVGQEWLPFAEMPDLRNIALTGHEEDDSRYLALTQGEGSIPQYVRPAGNDAVVNFGASGSRGGGGGSGFKPVYD encoded by the exons ATGAGTGACACATCAGGAGAG AAGAAAGCCCTGGTCCCTGCTGGGAAGGGCAGAGGGTCCGGGAGAGGTGCAGGTCCTGTCCCAGGACCCTCAGGACAGAGCAGGGCAATGGTCCCGCGTGGCCGAGGCGGCATGAACCCCTTGGAGGCCGCTGCAGCAAACCCCATTCCTTTCAAGAAAGTTGGGGACATGCTGGTGCCTGAAG GTTACACAATGCGAGAGGTAAAACCAGCTGACAAGTATGATGTTGTGTCCTTTGCCCGAGCTATGAACGATGACTTTGCACCAAAACTGAAGAAGCTATTTGACTACGAAACTGAAGCCGCTGTTGAGGCCCAGAAAACTG GTATATACATTGGGTGGCGCTGTCCCGAGTTCAAGCATGACTGTCAGCGAGTCAACAGGAAGTCCCGATGCTTCTGTGATCACTTACTTGACGAACATGCTAGTTACAATG GAAAGAGTGTCAGAGTGCCATGCAAAGTTGGTGGATGCCCCTGCAAAGCATATTCCTGGATCCCCAATCGCCCAGAGGATATCGGGGAGTTCTGGTTTGCACGTCGGCGAAACTTTGATGTCACCAAGTGGCGTGCAAAGTgcaaatgcaaacacacacatgacttCCATGACCCGAACTCAAGGAGATGCAGGACTGCAG GGTGTGGATGCGGCCACTTCAACTCTGACTTTCTGTGCGCTGCCTGTGACCGACACTATGAGCTGCACGAGACATTTTTTGACACAGAAGATTCCAGACGTCAGCAGGGTCTGCCAGTTG GCCAGGAATGGCTGCCTTTTGCAGAGATGCCAGACTTACGCAACATTGCACTGACCGGACACGAAGAAGACGATTCCCGCTATCTGGCCTTGACACAAGGGGAGGGTTCGATCCCTCAGTATGTCAGGCCTGCGGGCAACGATGCAGTTGTCAATTTTGGCGCTAGTGGGAGtcgtgggggtggtggtggaagtGGGTTTAAGCCCGTTTATGATTAA
- the LOC138981110 gene encoding protein FAM221B-like isoform X1 — protein sequence MSRATDKTKQKKALVPAGKGRGSGRGAGPVPGPSGQSRAMVPRGRGGMNPLEAAAANPIPFKKVGDMLVPEGYTMREVKPADKYDVVSFARAMNDDFAPKLKKLFDYETEAAVEAQKTGIYIGWRCPEFKHDCQRVNRKSRCFCDHLLDEHASYNGKSVRVPCKVGGCPCKAYSWIPNRPEDIGEFWFARRRNFDVTKWRAKCKCKHTHDFHDPNSRRCRTAGCGCGHFNSDFLCAACDRHYELHETFFDTEDSRRQQGLPVGQEWLPFAEMPDLRNIALTGHEEDDSRYLALTQGEGSIPQYVRPAGNDAVVNFGASGSRGGGGGSGFKPVYD from the exons ATGAGCAGAGCAACAGATAAAACTAAACAG AAGAAAGCCCTGGTCCCTGCTGGGAAGGGCAGAGGGTCCGGGAGAGGTGCAGGTCCTGTCCCAGGACCCTCAGGACAGAGCAGGGCAATGGTCCCGCGTGGCCGAGGCGGCATGAACCCCTTGGAGGCCGCTGCAGCAAACCCCATTCCTTTCAAGAAAGTTGGGGACATGCTGGTGCCTGAAG GTTACACAATGCGAGAGGTAAAACCAGCTGACAAGTATGATGTTGTGTCCTTTGCCCGAGCTATGAACGATGACTTTGCACCAAAACTGAAGAAGCTATTTGACTACGAAACTGAAGCCGCTGTTGAGGCCCAGAAAACTG GTATATACATTGGGTGGCGCTGTCCCGAGTTCAAGCATGACTGTCAGCGAGTCAACAGGAAGTCCCGATGCTTCTGTGATCACTTACTTGACGAACATGCTAGTTACAATG GAAAGAGTGTCAGAGTGCCATGCAAAGTTGGTGGATGCCCCTGCAAAGCATATTCCTGGATCCCCAATCGCCCAGAGGATATCGGGGAGTTCTGGTTTGCACGTCGGCGAAACTTTGATGTCACCAAGTGGCGTGCAAAGTgcaaatgcaaacacacacatgacttCCATGACCCGAACTCAAGGAGATGCAGGACTGCAG GGTGTGGATGCGGCCACTTCAACTCTGACTTTCTGTGCGCTGCCTGTGACCGACACTATGAGCTGCACGAGACATTTTTTGACACAGAAGATTCCAGACGTCAGCAGGGTCTGCCAGTTG GCCAGGAATGGCTGCCTTTTGCAGAGATGCCAGACTTACGCAACATTGCACTGACCGGACACGAAGAAGACGATTCCCGCTATCTGGCCTTGACACAAGGGGAGGGTTCGATCCCTCAGTATGTCAGGCCTGCGGGCAACGATGCAGTTGTCAATTTTGGCGCTAGTGGGAGtcgtgggggtggtggtggaagtGGGTTTAAGCCCGTTTATGATTAA
- the LOC138981150 gene encoding DNA-directed RNA polymerase III subunit RPC7-like codes for MSIPKVKSNMAGRGRGRGRGGLSFNVEALHIQRGDIISKPGLHPPPLFPPLVHKPIPLQDSTPSEKTMIELKQEFLEKFRQSPFYLTMDEKKHEIERYSDRYQSNQQEQKEKWVPDWSMFPAELKPKKRKAQSTGRPNLKAARRTLGTDDVLSKLENLEKSTLAENAGNEEGDEEEEEKEEEDREGDEEEENDEGDEEEETDYNVNYFDNGENYGDDDDEDDEPVYS; via the exons ATGTCAATACCGAAAGTAAAATCCAACATGGCGGGTCGTGGGAGAGGACGTGGTCGGGGTGGTCTTTCTTTCAATGTTGAAGCTCTCCATATTCAGCGAGGAGACATTATCTCAAAACCAGGCCTGCATCCTCCTCCACTCTTTCCG CCTCTTGTCCACAAGCCTATCCCACTGCAGGACAGCACACCATCGGAAAAAACAATGATTGAACTAAAGCAAGAATTTCTGGAAAAGTTCAGACAGTCGCCCTTCTACCTCACAATGGATGAGAAGAAACATGAAATTGAACGTTACTCAGACAGATACCAGTCCAACCAACAGGAGCAAAAAGAAAAATGGGTCCCAG ACTGGAGCATGTTTCCTGCAGAATTAAAACCCAAAAAGAGGAAGGCGCAGAGCACAGGAAGACCTAACCTCAAAGCAGCCAGAAGGACACTTGGAACAGATGATGTCTTGTCAAAGTTGGAG AACTTGGAGAAGAGTACTCTGGCGGAGAATGCAGGCAATGAAGAaggtgatgaggaggaggaggaaaaggagGAAGAGGATCGGGAAGGagatgaggaagaagagaaTGATGAAGGAGATGAAGAAGAG GAGACCGATTACAACGTAAACTACTTTGACAATGGAGAAAAttatggtgatgatgatgatgaagatgacgaaCCTGTCTACAGCTGA
- the LOC138981123 gene encoding lysM and putative peptidoglycan-binding domain-containing protein 3-like, whose product MSGHSRPSTRGKEVLSHTLTDRKGQLQNVKAARVYVFGDGDLVEDEDENVEFEMPEVRSRRGQAGGPSSSLQPAGEEDEVFYEKEIGEGETLQSLALKYSCPVSELKRINNLIKDQDFFALRVLKVPMKRHGYLSEIVKQEQNEAAKKKVPNLRNGATLPSESDIPSDAAYSDAICSDVDFSDPETQMRVMRTVSIRDNFSKQGREANRFLKKMDKDLSKLRQTTTTERQSLDQVISMLTNKSIYPLQSRRRLDGADCGIRWWMVLLVAVFLVVAVLVIYYGYVHGFLKDKDDGS is encoded by the exons ATGAGTGGCCACAGTCGGCCCTCCACAAGAGGAAAGGAGgttctctctcacaccctcACAGATCGGAAGGGTCAGTTGCAGAACGTCAAGGCGGCTcgtgtttatgtttttggaGATGGCGATCTAGTTGAAGATGAGGACGAAAATGTCGAGTTTGAGATGCCTGAGGTTAGATCGAGACGGGGACAGGCTGGAGGTCCAAGCTCGTCTTTACAACCAGCTGgagaagaagacgaagtcttCTACGAGAAAGAGATTGGTGAAGGCGAAACTCTCCAGAGTCTGGCACTCAAGTATTCTTGTCCG GTGTCAGAGCTGAAGAGGATCAACAATCTTATAAAGGACCAGGACTTCTTTGCACTCCGTGTCTTGAAGGTACCGATGAAACGCCATGGGTATCTCTCAGAGATCGTGAAACAAGAACAGAACGAGGCAGCCAAAAAGAAAGTCCCAAACCTCCGCAATGGAGCCACCTTACCCTCCGAATCCGACATTCCCTCGGACGCTGCGTATTCAGACGCCATATGCTCCGATGTAGACTTCAGTGACCCGGAAACTCAGATGCGGGTCATGCGCACAGTGAGCATACGTGACAATTTTTCCAAACAAGGGCGTGAGGCCAACCGCTTCTTGAAGAAGATGGACAAAGATCTGTCCAAGCTTCGGCAGACAACGACCACAGAGCGACAATCGCTGGACCAAGTGATATCCATGCTGACAAACAAAAGCATTTATCCCCTGCAGAGCAGGCGGAGGCTGGACGGAGCAGACTGTGGAATAAGATGGTGGATGGTTTTGCTGGTGGCAGTGTTCTTGGTGGTAGCTGTTTTAGTTATATACTATGGTTATGTCCACGGATTCTTGAAAGACAAAGACGATGGATCCTGA